One Candidatus Zixiibacteriota bacterium DNA window includes the following coding sequences:
- a CDS encoding sugar phosphate nucleotidyltransferase encodes MTSSIKQAVILAGGEGRRLLPYTKILPKPLWPVGNVPIVEILLRQLAHAGIKEVIMAVGYQADLVKMIIGSGQPFGLKIRYSLEKKPLGTAAPLKRIKNLDSNFLVLNGDLLTDLPFRDFIKAHLKNNSPATVAVFKRSVKVDFGVIEEKNGRITGYREKPVLPYSVSMGIYAFRREILKYIPVGRFDFPDLVLKLIKAGQNPHIYRFNGRWLDIGRPDDWEKADKLFDRKPQLFLL; translated from the coding sequence TTGACCTCCTCCATCAAACAGGCGGTGATTCTGGCCGGAGGCGAAGGGCGAAGACTTCTCCCCTATACCAAAATCCTCCCCAAACCGCTCTGGCCGGTCGGAAATGTTCCAATTGTGGAAATCCTTTTGCGCCAACTGGCCCACGCCGGGATCAAAGAGGTCATCATGGCGGTCGGATATCAAGCCGATCTCGTCAAGATGATAATCGGTTCGGGGCAGCCATTCGGTCTCAAAATTCGATATTCACTCGAGAAAAAGCCGCTGGGGACTGCCGCGCCGCTGAAAAGAATAAAGAACCTTGATTCCAATTTTCTGGTTCTAAACGGCGACCTTCTGACCGATCTGCCGTTCAGGGATTTCATCAAAGCACATCTGAAAAATAATTCCCCGGCCACCGTGGCCGTTTTCAAACGGTCGGTAAAAGTAGATTTTGGAGTAATTGAGGAAAAAAATGGCAGAATAACCGGTTATCGTGAGAAACCGGTTTTGCCCTATTCGGTTTCGATGGGGATATATGCTTTCCGCCGCGAAATATTAAAATATATTCCGGTCGGACGGTTTGATTTTCCCGATTTGGTTTTGAAGTTGATTAAAGCCGGACAGAATCCTCATATATATCGCTTCAATGGTCGATGGCTTGATATCGGCCGCCCCGATGATTGGGAAAAGGCGGATAAATTGTTCGACAGAAAGCCGCAATTATTTTTGCTCTGA